A genomic window from Elusimicrobiota bacterium includes:
- a CDS encoding cupin domain-containing protein has protein sequence MKRLRGSRFGNLVTRTLEDGGLFGDVSILHEHLPPRTELPKIHHRRTAEFVYCTAGSMTAYLGRRKYRVTAGSVLLIPRGVRHRFVTGSSSCEAISLFSPALAIGPGADIHIEP, from the coding sequence GTGAAGCGACTCCGGGGTTCGCGTTTCGGCAACCTGGTGACACGGACCCTCGAGGACGGAGGTTTGTTCGGCGACGTCTCGATACTGCACGAGCACCTCCCGCCCCGGACGGAACTTCCCAAGATCCACCATCGCCGCACGGCGGAGTTCGTCTACTGCACGGCGGGCTCGATGACCGCCTACCTGGGACGCCGCAAGTACCGCGTCACGGCAGGGAGCGTCCTTTTGATCCCGCGCGGCGTTCGCCATCGATTCGTGACGGGTTCCAGCTCCTGCGAAGCCATCTCGCTCTTCAGTCCCGCGCTGGCGATCGGCCCCGGCGCGGATATCCACATCGAGCCGTGA
- a CDS encoding trypsin-like peptidase domain-containing protein — translation MRTAKAALALLLAFAVPVRAETTTDPLWYMLSTYVLAPDAKAIEAEGSGPADARGLAALQADLFVLTDGFEGFRDEAQVKETLARLKPRMSPELKPFFKDRASSLDAIYRTLAVTDYTWAQRFPEPPCEPLESRRRLLAGRDGLFQNEKGEASPWLVALLGARTEGKSAEEALDQASAQAKLTDAQYERLRARVRKLTLALASDKAAGAARSNLYCARAAAFTDLAASHRAKDAGPITAARSVTRKPEESVFSVVWKDRRAAAALLRTKNGEMLVTDSAVVADTDHPHLFAFTADAKPVELAATVIRRHPELGVAALSYVEDLPRPALALAETAPAKDDLVTAVGHTMISGLWTKTSGLVTKVGDVGFQTDAAVSPEMSGGPILNEAGEVAGMLVLRPADTEEGRWPVAIPAPVLTRWLDDPAFALPPAPGLEVIEDAGTAAILTRTRPSTLTEAGLGAWNIPNLPPPPSVPHGVCVQNCGGGSSPSSSYSGGYSGNGSAELGQALGELGAVLVLKGIPALFRGIGKLFKGSGTPTPKAPAVAKAAPAPKSEPAPPPPPPPKPTCELVKVSAPAKAGAEPFEVSVAVSCKGGKVPLSGHSVKFTFEWDGTASTQSVSVPTDASGAAPLVIQVSNDETKVEKVRDTSERSHDELDHYDPDKKDPEEPADPMEEEPVPAPSVGSRDAGPISASDTVTIAKSATATTAAAEAEEAIAASMRAARAARIASAARAGRLFTLAGRGTALRVTATLTLSGAATTAAGAAIVVLTVKQTFDIGWAIGTVAEGKISEIQRGLKQYDVEEKDCLEKISD, via the coding sequence GTGAGAACGGCTAAAGCGGCCCTCGCGCTCCTCCTCGCCTTCGCCGTCCCCGTCCGAGCCGAGACCACGACCGACCCGCTCTGGTACATGCTCTCGACTTACGTCCTTGCCCCGGACGCGAAGGCCATCGAGGCCGAGGGCTCCGGCCCCGCCGACGCGAGGGGGCTTGCCGCCCTTCAGGCCGACCTATTCGTTTTGACGGACGGCTTCGAGGGTTTCCGGGATGAGGCGCAGGTAAAGGAAACCCTCGCGCGGCTCAAGCCGCGAATGTCTCCCGAACTCAAGCCGTTCTTCAAAGACCGCGCCTCCAGCCTGGACGCGATCTATCGCACGCTCGCCGTCACCGACTACACCTGGGCCCAGCGCTTCCCGGAACCGCCCTGCGAGCCTCTTGAGTCCCGCCGAAGACTCCTGGCAGGCCGCGACGGCTTATTCCAGAACGAGAAAGGGGAAGCGTCGCCGTGGCTCGTGGCGCTTCTCGGCGCTCGAACGGAGGGGAAATCCGCCGAAGAAGCCCTCGACCAGGCTTCAGCCCAGGCGAAGCTGACCGATGCCCAATACGAGAGGCTCCGCGCCCGGGTCCGCAAGTTGACGTTGGCGCTCGCCTCCGACAAGGCCGCCGGCGCCGCCCGCTCCAATCTTTACTGCGCCCGCGCCGCCGCATTCACGGACCTCGCCGCATCTCATCGCGCGAAGGATGCGGGCCCTATCACGGCGGCGCGTTCCGTCACGCGGAAGCCCGAAGAGAGCGTTTTCTCCGTCGTGTGGAAGGACCGGCGCGCCGCCGCCGCCTTGCTGAGAACGAAGAACGGAGAAATGCTCGTCACTGACTCAGCCGTAGTCGCCGATACGGACCACCCCCACCTCTTCGCTTTTACCGCGGATGCGAAGCCCGTCGAACTCGCGGCGACGGTCATCCGCCGCCATCCCGAACTCGGAGTGGCCGCGCTCTCCTATGTCGAGGATCTACCCCGGCCCGCTCTGGCGCTCGCGGAGACAGCCCCCGCGAAAGACGACCTTGTCACCGCCGTCGGGCATACGATGATCTCAGGACTTTGGACCAAGACCTCGGGCCTCGTGACCAAGGTCGGCGACGTCGGCTTTCAGACCGATGCCGCCGTTTCGCCTGAAATGAGCGGCGGCCCCATCCTGAATGAGGCGGGGGAAGTCGCGGGAATGCTCGTACTCCGCCCCGCCGATACGGAGGAGGGCCGCTGGCCCGTCGCCATCCCCGCGCCCGTCCTCACGCGCTGGCTGGACGACCCCGCGTTCGCGCTTCCCCCTGCCCCGGGGCTCGAGGTCATCGAGGACGCCGGCACCGCCGCCATCCTGACCCGAACCCGCCCTAGCACGCTGACCGAGGCCGGCCTCGGCGCGTGGAATATCCCGAACCTTCCGCCTCCGCCTTCGGTGCCCCATGGCGTATGCGTGCAAAACTGCGGCGGGGGGAGTTCCCCGAGTTCGTCCTACTCGGGGGGGTACTCCGGCAACGGCAGCGCGGAGCTGGGTCAAGCCCTCGGGGAATTGGGAGCGGTGCTCGTCCTCAAAGGCATCCCCGCGCTGTTTCGGGGGATCGGGAAGCTGTTCAAAGGCAGCGGCACTCCGACGCCCAAGGCTCCGGCGGTCGCCAAGGCCGCTCCGGCTCCGAAATCTGAACCGGCACCTCCGCCGCCCCCGCCTCCCAAACCCACTTGCGAGCTTGTGAAGGTTTCAGCCCCCGCGAAGGCGGGTGCGGAGCCGTTCGAAGTCTCCGTGGCGGTTTCCTGCAAAGGCGGCAAGGTCCCGCTGTCCGGACACTCGGTGAAGTTCACGTTCGAGTGGGACGGGACGGCGTCCACGCAATCGGTGTCGGTCCCGACCGACGCGAGCGGAGCTGCGCCCTTGGTTATACAGGTGTCGAACGATGAGACCAAGGTCGAGAAGGTCCGCGACACATCGGAGCGGAGCCACGACGAGCTGGATCATTACGACCCCGATAAGAAAGATCCGGAGGAACCCGCGGATCCGATGGAGGAGGAACCTGTTCCGGCCCCATCCGTGGGGAGCCGGGACGCCGGCCCGATCTCTGCCTCGGACACCGTGACGATCGCGAAGTCTGCGACGGCGACGACCGCTGCCGCCGAGGCCGAAGAGGCCATTGCCGCCTCGATGAGGGCCGCGAGGGCGGCTCGGATAGCGAGCGCGGCGAGGGCGGGAAGGCTATTCA